From a single Cyclobacterium marinum DSM 745 genomic region:
- a CDS encoding HpcH/HpaI aldolase family protein, producing MSFKDKIQSGKLVLGTCVTSNNPLWPKALASSGLDFVFIDTEHISLSRKDLATLCDAYKGRGIVPIVRVYKADHHLICQAIDAGATGVVIPYVESVQDVQVLIGATKFRPLKGEKLNLYLEGREKVPPELGNYLANYNLGHLSIVNIESIPALQQLDELLSLKGLDGVFIGPHDLSVSMGIPEAYDHPDFIKAVRQIIQTSRKLGLLVGIHFSETIERQIFWIKEGVNMVVHSSDFALFTQRLNEDLDCVRDNFGGADTHKQKAPKNPAI from the coding sequence ATGAGCTTTAAAGATAAAATTCAATCCGGAAAATTGGTGCTTGGCACCTGTGTTACATCCAACAATCCCTTGTGGCCTAAAGCTTTGGCATCTTCCGGTCTGGATTTTGTTTTTATTGATACCGAACATATTTCTCTTTCCCGAAAAGACCTAGCAACTTTATGTGATGCTTATAAAGGTAGAGGGATTGTTCCAATCGTAAGGGTTTATAAAGCTGATCATCATTTGATTTGCCAGGCCATCGATGCCGGCGCAACAGGGGTAGTAATTCCATATGTAGAATCCGTTCAAGACGTTCAGGTATTAATAGGAGCAACCAAATTCAGACCATTAAAGGGGGAAAAATTAAATCTTTACTTAGAGGGCAGAGAAAAAGTACCCCCTGAGTTGGGGAATTATTTGGCCAATTATAACCTAGGACACCTAAGTATTGTAAATATTGAAAGTATTCCTGCATTGCAGCAATTGGATGAATTATTATCTTTGAAAGGTCTTGATGGTGTATTTATAGGTCCACATGATTTGTCAGTAAGTATGGGAATTCCTGAAGCTTATGATCATCCTGATTTTATAAAAGCTGTTAGGCAGATCATCCAAACTAGTAGAAAGTTGGGATTGTTGGTAGGCATTCATTTTTCTGAAACCATTGAAAGACAAATTTTCTGGATAAAGGAGGGGGTAAATATGGTGGTTCATAGTTCTGATTTTGCTTTATTTACACAGCGATTAAATGAAGACTTAGACTGTGTGAGGGATAACTTTGGAGGTGCGGATACCCACAAACAAAAAGCTCCTAAAAATCCTGCTATTTAA
- a CDS encoding N-acetylmuramic acid 6-phosphate etherase: MTKITEQPSLYRHLEKMSIEELTANINNEDKKVALAIEKALPEINLLIKNIVDKLENGGRLFYLGAGSGGRLSVLDAIELPTTYGIPKGKVNVILAGGVDRLIEAREEKEDDPNAGWEALKGYEVSENDFVLGISASGTTPFVLGALKSCRANGVLTGCIVSNPESPIAANADYPVQVLTGPEFVSGSTRMKCGTAQKMIFDMISTTSMIRLGRVEDNKMVNVLLINDKIVDRSVKMLMERAEMSNYEEAKELLMEKGSVKSALESLGK; encoded by the coding sequence ATGACAAAAATAACAGAACAACCCTCCTTGTACAGACATTTAGAGAAAATGTCCATAGAGGAGTTGACTGCGAATATTAACAATGAAGACAAGAAGGTGGCTCTTGCAATTGAAAAAGCCTTGCCGGAGATCAATCTGTTGATAAAAAACATTGTTGATAAACTTGAAAATGGAGGCAGGCTATTTTATTTAGGTGCCGGAAGTGGAGGTAGGCTTTCTGTATTGGATGCGATAGAGCTTCCTACAACTTATGGAATTCCTAAAGGAAAGGTAAATGTTATTTTGGCTGGAGGAGTGGATCGCTTGATCGAGGCGAGAGAAGAAAAAGAGGATGATCCTAATGCCGGATGGGAAGCATTGAAAGGCTATGAGGTTTCAGAAAATGACTTTGTTCTAGGGATTTCGGCGAGTGGGACTACTCCCTTTGTATTGGGCGCTTTAAAATCATGTAGGGCAAATGGTGTGTTAACCGGTTGTATAGTAAGCAATCCCGAATCTCCTATTGCCGCAAACGCAGATTACCCTGTTCAGGTACTTACCGGACCTGAATTTGTTTCAGGTAGTACTAGAATGAAATGCGGCACTGCCCAGAAAATGATTTTTGACATGATTTCCACTACAAGTATGATTCGTTTAGGAAGAGTGGAAGACAATAAAATGGTCAACGTTTTATTGATCAATGATAAGATTGTTGACAGAAGTGTAAAGATGCTTATGGAGCGCGCAGAAATGAGTAATTATGAGGAGGCCAAGGAGCTTTTAATGGAAAAAGGCTCCGTTAAATCAGCCTTAGAATCTTTAGGGAAATAG
- the atpC gene encoding ATP synthase F1 subunit epsilon, whose protein sequence is MHLEIITPDQKVFEGEVSEATFPGADGSFQVLKNHAAIISALEKGAVSYTTAEGQKSLVVDGGVVEVNDNKIIVLAEKVVD, encoded by the coding sequence ATGCATTTAGAGATCATTACACCGGACCAAAAAGTATTTGAAGGAGAAGTGTCTGAAGCCACCTTTCCCGGAGCCGATGGCTCCTTTCAAGTATTGAAAAACCACGCTGCTATAATCTCTGCCCTTGAGAAAGGTGCAGTTTCTTACACCACTGCCGAAGGGCAAAAGTCATTAGTGGTAGATGGAGGAGTAGTAGAGGTTAATGACAATAAAATTATTGTATTGGCTGAAAAGGTAGTAGATTGA
- the atpD gene encoding F0F1 ATP synthase subunit beta has translation MANTGKITQVIGPVVDVSFEGSKLPNILDALEITKENGQKVVLEVQQHLGEDRVRTIAMDSSEGMVRGMEVRDLGTPISVPTGDNIKGRLFNVVGEAIDGLPQPESKERLPIHRSAPKFEDLSTSTEVLYTGIKVIDLIEPYAKGGKIGLFGGAGVGKTVLIQELINNIAKAYSGLSVFAGVGERTREGNDLLREMIESGIVTYGDDFVESLENEGGWDLSKVDLNKLKDSKATFVFGQMNEPPGARARVALTGLTLAEYYRDGDGDGAGKDILFFIDNIFRFTQAGSEVSALLGRMPSAVGYQPTLATEMGAMQERITSTKNGSITSVQAVYVPADDLTDPAPATTFAHLDAQTVLSRKIAELGIYPAVDPLDSTSRILEPSVVGDEHYNCATNIKELLQRYKELQDIIAILGMEELSEEDKMVVHRARRVQRFLSQPFHVAEQFTGLKGVLVDIKDTIKGFNMIMDGELDHLPESAFNLVGSIEDAIAKGEKMLAEEK, from the coding sequence ATGGCGAATACTGGTAAGATAACTCAGGTAATTGGTCCTGTTGTGGATGTTTCCTTTGAGGGAAGTAAACTGCCTAATATCCTTGATGCACTAGAAATCACAAAAGAGAATGGCCAGAAGGTTGTTCTTGAAGTACAACAACACCTAGGTGAAGACCGGGTAAGAACCATTGCTATGGACTCTTCGGAGGGTATGGTAAGGGGTATGGAGGTAAGAGACCTCGGTACACCTATATCAGTACCTACCGGTGACAATATCAAAGGAAGGTTATTTAACGTGGTAGGAGAAGCTATTGATGGATTGCCACAACCTGAATCTAAAGAAAGACTTCCTATACACAGGTCTGCCCCTAAATTTGAAGACCTGTCTACTTCAACGGAAGTTTTGTATACAGGTATCAAAGTAATTGATTTGATTGAGCCTTATGCAAAAGGTGGTAAAATTGGTTTGTTTGGAGGAGCTGGTGTTGGTAAAACAGTACTAATCCAAGAACTTATCAACAATATTGCGAAAGCATATTCCGGACTATCTGTTTTTGCAGGTGTAGGAGAAAGAACTAGGGAAGGTAATGACCTTCTTAGAGAAATGATTGAATCAGGAATCGTAACTTACGGAGATGATTTCGTTGAATCATTAGAAAACGAAGGTGGTTGGGATCTATCCAAAGTGGATCTTAACAAACTAAAAGATTCTAAAGCAACTTTCGTCTTCGGACAAATGAACGAACCTCCTGGGGCTCGTGCAAGGGTAGCATTGACAGGACTTACACTAGCTGAATATTACCGTGACGGTGATGGAGATGGTGCAGGTAAAGATATCCTATTCTTTATTGATAATATTTTCCGTTTTACTCAAGCAGGATCTGAAGTATCCGCACTTTTGGGAAGGATGCCATCTGCGGTAGGTTACCAACCTACACTTGCAACAGAAATGGGTGCAATGCAAGAGCGTATTACTTCAACTAAAAACGGTTCCATTACGTCTGTTCAGGCGGTATATGTACCTGCTGATGATTTGACAGATCCGGCGCCGGCAACAACATTTGCCCACCTTGATGCTCAAACTGTACTTTCAAGGAAAATTGCAGAGCTAGGAATTTATCCGGCAGTGGATCCTTTGGATTCTACTTCTAGGATCCTTGAACCATCTGTAGTAGGTGATGAGCATTACAACTGTGCCACTAATATTAAGGAGCTTCTACAGCGCTACAAAGAACTTCAAGACATCATTGCCATCTTGGGTATGGAAGAGCTTTCTGAAGAAGATAAAATGGTGGTACACCGTGCCAGAAGGGTACAAAGATTCCTATCTCAGCCTTTCCACGTAGCCGAACAATTTACAGGCCTTAAAGGTGTGTTAGTAGATATCAAAGATACCATCAAAGGATTTAACATGATCATGGATGGAGAATTGGATCACTTACCTGAATCAGCATTCAACCTTGTAGGTAGCATTGAAGATGCCATTGCCAAAGGTGAGAAAATGTTGGCAGAAGAAAAATAA
- a CDS encoding C40 family peptidase: MLGKHNKYAYLFFIFGLILLLNSSCSSTRKIRQQNIQQVIDTAKSYQGTPYRYGGNTRSGMDCSALVYLSFQSVGVNLPRVSAEQSKIGKKISRSKLKKGDVIFFATGRRRNKVTHAGIVLEKRMGKTYFIHASTSLGVTEDNLQSTYWSKRWVRARRIF, from the coding sequence ATGTTAGGAAAGCACAACAAATACGCTTATTTATTTTTTATTTTTGGTTTAATCCTTCTGCTTAATAGTTCTTGTTCTTCCACCCGAAAAATCCGACAGCAAAATATTCAACAAGTAATCGATACTGCCAAATCTTATCAAGGCACGCCATATAGGTATGGAGGCAATACCCGCTCAGGAATGGATTGTTCGGCTTTGGTTTACCTTTCCTTTCAAAGTGTTGGTGTAAACCTTCCACGAGTATCCGCAGAACAAAGTAAAATTGGGAAAAAGATATCGAGAAGTAAACTAAAAAAAGGAGACGTAATCTTTTTTGCAACGGGGAGGAGGAGAAACAAAGTAACCCATGCGGGAATTGTCTTGGAAAAGAGAATGGGCAAGACTTACTTTATCCATGCTTCCACTTCTTTAGGTGTTACCGAAGACAATTTACAATCCACTTATTGGTCTAAAAGATGGGTACGGGCGAGAAGAATTTTTTAG
- the coaE gene encoding dephospho-CoA kinase (Dephospho-CoA kinase (CoaE) performs the final step in coenzyme A biosynthesis.) has product MSKKKPLLVGISGGIGAGKTLISKIFSLLNVPIYNADDRAKWLMAYHQTLKNNISKEFGEESYAQDGELNRSYLANIVFADPVKTSRINELVHPVVGEDFKQWVDRQEAVYILKEAALLFETGSYKSLNATIHVTASASIRTERVKARDPQRSTAQIKQIIQKQLTDKEKNKLADFLVTNDESILVIPQVIKIHAQLLAMAK; this is encoded by the coding sequence ATGAGTAAGAAGAAACCATTGCTTGTCGGAATTAGTGGGGGAATAGGTGCCGGAAAGACCTTGATTTCAAAGATATTTTCCCTCCTCAATGTCCCAATTTACAATGCTGATGACCGGGCCAAATGGCTTATGGCTTATCACCAAACCTTGAAAAACAATATATCAAAGGAGTTTGGAGAGGAATCCTATGCTCAAGATGGAGAGCTGAATCGTTCCTACTTGGCAAATATTGTTTTTGCTGACCCTGTCAAAACCTCTCGGATAAATGAGCTGGTTCACCCTGTAGTTGGGGAAGACTTCAAGCAATGGGTTGATCGCCAAGAAGCAGTATATATTTTAAAAGAAGCTGCTTTATTATTTGAAACAGGCTCTTATAAATCTCTGAATGCTACAATCCATGTTACTGCCTCAGCATCCATTCGTACAGAAAGGGTCAAGGCTAGAGATCCACAGCGAAGTACAGCACAAATCAAACAAATAATTCAGAAACAATTAACTGACAAGGAAAAAAATAAGCTGGCTGATTTCTTGGTGACCAATGATGAATCCATCCTGGTAATCCCTCAAGTGATAAAAATCCATGCGCAATTGCTTGCCATGGCCAAATAA
- a CDS encoding YbbR-like domain-containing protein translates to MSTFSNYFRKFRPDKTSNLKVVVLCVVTATTFWLLNALNKDNYTTIVNQPISIDYDEDEYMAVKPLPQVIKIEINGNGWDLLKKHLNISQSPLEITLEDPSHQPYLVTEQISQQMAEHISTTNLVRITQDTLFFNIDKIVSKKIKIIPDTLPNTLAENHDYASPIVVDPEFVTVKGPISVIEQLDGKLMVQLGENNIKNHYSKLLPLELDKAKRNFLHLDEETVQISFQVVAYIEKTLELGVNQLYFPSNVSTNSEANTVSLQLLVDERKQNDLEALNLKAVLNYNNRNREDSSIAVTLNVNPSYIRDISFTPSSFDLVYE, encoded by the coding sequence TTGAGTACATTTAGTAACTATTTCCGGAAATTTAGACCAGATAAAACTTCCAATTTGAAGGTGGTAGTATTGTGCGTTGTCACTGCTACCACCTTTTGGTTACTCAATGCTTTAAATAAAGACAATTACACCACCATAGTTAACCAACCTATCTCTATCGATTATGATGAGGATGAGTACATGGCGGTGAAACCTTTGCCACAGGTAATAAAAATTGAGATCAATGGAAATGGTTGGGATCTATTAAAAAAGCACCTAAATATTAGCCAGAGCCCGCTGGAAATTACCCTCGAAGACCCCTCGCATCAACCTTATTTGGTTACAGAACAAATCAGTCAGCAAATGGCTGAGCATATTTCAACAACCAATTTGGTGCGAATTACCCAAGACACTTTATTTTTTAATATTGATAAGATTGTATCAAAAAAGATTAAAATAATTCCTGATACCTTACCCAATACCCTTGCAGAAAATCATGATTATGCCTCACCTATTGTGGTAGATCCTGAATTTGTTACAGTGAAAGGACCAATTTCTGTCATCGAACAACTTGATGGCAAACTAATGGTCCAACTGGGAGAAAACAATATCAAGAATCATTATTCCAAATTATTGCCTCTAGAACTGGATAAAGCAAAAAGGAACTTTCTACATTTGGATGAAGAAACTGTCCAAATTAGCTTTCAGGTAGTTGCTTATATTGAGAAAACCCTGGAATTAGGTGTTAATCAATTGTATTTCCCTAGTAATGTAAGCACCAACAGTGAAGCAAATACCGTCAGCCTGCAACTATTGGTGGATGAGCGAAAGCAAAATGACCTGGAGGCCCTGAACCTCAAAGCAGTTTTAAATTATAACAATAGAAATAGAGAAGACAGCTCCATAGCAGTGACCTTAAATGTTAATCCCTCCTATATCCGAGACATATCTTTCACTCCCAGCAGTTTTGATTTGGTCTATGAGTAA
- the yajC gene encoding preprotein translocase subunit YajC: MYNSILLQIDGAAGSGIMGQVFLFGSIILIMYFFMIRPQQKKQKETTKFISEIKKGEQVVTVGGIHGKVYAVEGDIVTIELDKGMKIRVEKSALSLDYTKKLSSEK, from the coding sequence ATGTACAATTCAATATTACTTCAAATAGACGGTGCTGCAGGTAGTGGCATCATGGGTCAGGTATTTCTTTTTGGCAGTATCATTCTAATCATGTATTTCTTCATGATCAGACCACAGCAAAAAAAACAAAAAGAAACCACCAAATTTATCTCTGAAATTAAGAAGGGAGAACAAGTAGTTACGGTAGGTGGCATCCATGGCAAAGTATATGCTGTGGAAGGAGACATCGTAACCATCGAACTGGACAAAGGAATGAAAATACGAGTAGAGAAATCCGCTTTGTCTCTTGATTACACAAAAAAATTATCCAGTGAAAAATAA
- a CDS encoding DUF1573 domain-containing protein — MKYSNLSVWLLGLTLIMAGACGEKGSGNDDKIQELEQKISQLEQNQVVTPSSAQNVQPADPATVGAFGFEEEIFDFGTIDEGKVVEHVFKFKNEGQVPLIISNIQASCGCTSPEWSKEPVKPGDEGFIKVVFNSRGKSGVQSPTVTIQANTSPSVTRLRLKGTVNRSTGTSTAPSAGPVKR, encoded by the coding sequence ATGAAGTATTCTAATCTTTCAGTGTGGCTATTGGGCCTCACACTGATAATGGCGGGAGCCTGTGGTGAAAAAGGAAGTGGGAACGATGATAAAATACAGGAACTGGAGCAAAAGATTTCACAGCTTGAACAAAATCAGGTAGTCACTCCTTCTTCTGCACAGAATGTACAGCCTGCTGATCCTGCCACAGTAGGAGCCTTTGGCTTTGAAGAAGAAATCTTTGATTTTGGTACCATTGACGAGGGGAAAGTAGTTGAGCATGTTTTTAAGTTTAAAAATGAAGGACAAGTTCCTTTGATTATTTCAAATATTCAGGCTTCTTGTGGTTGCACTAGCCCAGAATGGTCTAAAGAACCAGTAAAGCCGGGTGATGAAGGTTTTATTAAAGTTGTATTTAACTCCAGAGGAAAATCCGGTGTTCAGAGTCCGACAGTTACGATTCAAGCCAACACTTCTCCAAGTGTAACAAGGTTAAGACTAAAAGGAACAGTAAATAGATCAACAGGAACATCAACCGCGCCTAGTGCAGGTCCAGTAAAACGATAA
- a CDS encoding YtxH domain-containing protein, translating to MGKKSNSLFAFALGAGLGATLGVLFAPDAGNNTRDKLSYRLAKYRNELEDLINEMVDEKHLPDNIARSEGDKVITEAKSKAENLLNDVNKLIDQINNDNNKN from the coding sequence ATGGGTAAAAAAAGTAATTCATTATTCGCATTTGCTCTAGGAGCAGGATTGGGTGCTACACTAGGGGTGCTTTTTGCCCCTGATGCAGGAAATAATACGCGAGATAAATTATCCTACAGGTTAGCAAAATATCGCAATGAACTGGAAGACCTGATCAATGAGATGGTAGATGAAAAGCACCTGCCTGATAATATTGCTAGGTCTGAAGGAGATAAAGTCATTACAGAAGCAAAATCCAAAGCAGAGAATTTGCTTAATGATGTCAATAAACTTATTGATCAAATCAACAACGACAACAACAAAAATTAA
- the nusB gene encoding transcription antitermination factor NusB → MLNRRILRVKAFQTLYAFQQCKHSNANLAQDFIKEAFLPDLNSMEVQDRGLLKKEASRCIEVFTKNLDKVQLSLDKSDNEKVKETAVKAISFYNKSNKKDQEFLRTNMLTAVENIPALYLFAISMLVGFGEHVRKEKVKKRKFEDQPIVQQDSAYNLGSNKVLGIIEQNHSFKKECLRFEVDIEELELEIKEWYRELVKPHEDYQKYMAIENPSIEDDKEILLTILKKIIFKKEAILSFFQDKDLNWTENKSIVRSLSSKVLKTITGTEEESDEILPDLALNWEEDKEFFQEIYNLTVASEKEYSELIATTTKNWDVERIALTDRVILIMALSEMVNFSSIPTKVSINEYIDISKTYSTPKSKQFVNGLLDTLSKELTESGKIRKSGRGLIDNK, encoded by the coding sequence ATGTTAAATAGGAGAATCCTCAGAGTAAAAGCATTTCAAACGTTATATGCTTTTCAACAGTGCAAGCATTCCAATGCAAATCTGGCACAAGACTTCATCAAAGAAGCTTTTTTGCCGGATCTTAATTCTATGGAAGTTCAAGATAGAGGTTTGCTTAAAAAGGAAGCAAGTCGATGCATTGAAGTTTTTACCAAAAATCTAGATAAGGTTCAACTATCATTGGACAAAAGTGACAATGAAAAGGTAAAAGAAACAGCGGTAAAGGCCATTAGCTTTTATAATAAGAGCAACAAAAAGGATCAAGAGTTTTTAAGAACCAATATGCTGACAGCTGTAGAAAATATACCTGCACTGTACTTATTCGCCATTAGCATGTTGGTTGGTTTTGGGGAACATGTACGGAAAGAGAAGGTCAAAAAGAGAAAGTTTGAAGACCAGCCGATTGTTCAACAAGATTCAGCATACAATCTTGGTTCCAATAAAGTCCTGGGAATAATAGAGCAAAACCATTCCTTCAAAAAGGAGTGTCTTAGATTTGAGGTAGACATCGAGGAATTGGAATTGGAGATCAAGGAATGGTACAGAGAACTGGTGAAGCCTCATGAAGACTATCAGAAATACATGGCCATAGAAAATCCAAGTATCGAAGATGACAAAGAGATTTTGCTGACCATTCTCAAAAAAATTATTTTTAAAAAAGAAGCAATTTTAAGTTTCTTTCAGGACAAGGACTTGAACTGGACAGAAAATAAATCCATTGTCAGAAGTTTGTCTTCAAAAGTATTGAAGACCATTACAGGCACTGAGGAGGAGTCCGATGAAATTCTTCCTGATTTGGCATTAAACTGGGAAGAAGATAAAGAATTCTTTCAAGAAATTTATAATCTCACTGTAGCCTCGGAAAAGGAGTACAGTGAATTAATTGCCACTACAACCAAAAATTGGGATGTTGAACGGATTGCCTTAACTGATAGAGTAATACTTATTATGGCTTTATCAGAAATGGTGAATTTCTCAAGTATCCCTACTAAGGTATCCATAAATGAGTACATAGATATTTCTAAAACCTACAGTACTCCTAAAAGCAAACAGTTTGTTAATGGGCTTTTGGATACTTTATCAAAAGAATTAACCGAAAGCGGAAAAATACGTAAGAGTGGTAGAGGTCTTATAGATAATAAATAA
- a CDS encoding Glu/Leu/Phe/Val family dehydrogenase: MEATKTEEKPKINEIYTQIEEMEHEQLVICYDKPTGLKAIIAIHNTVLGPSLGGTRMWHYTNEADAIKDVLRLSRGMTFKASISGLNIGGGKAVLIGKPSLKSEAYLRRFGRFIESLGGRYTTAEDMNTHTADMEYIAMETRHVTGLPENKGGGGDPSPVTAYGTYLGIKAAAKRAYGNDSLEGKKILIQGAGQVGKHLAKHLSKENAVLMVADIDSEKAAKVAAANKGKVVKADTIHEIPMDIYAPCAMGGQLNDTSIPLLSCDIVAGAANNQLEDEQKHGQMLLDHGILYAPDFLINAGGLMNVYQEYQGNYSKTLALEKAEKIYGTSLEVFNLASSRGISPHEAALQKAVKRIQDIGQLKMSW; this comes from the coding sequence ATGGAGGCTACCAAAACAGAGGAAAAACCCAAGATAAATGAAATCTATACTCAGATAGAGGAAATGGAACATGAGCAGTTGGTCATATGTTATGACAAGCCAACCGGGCTCAAGGCAATAATAGCCATTCACAATACAGTACTTGGTCCGTCTCTGGGTGGAACCAGAATGTGGCATTATACCAATGAAGCAGATGCAATAAAGGATGTATTGAGGCTTTCTCGAGGAATGACCTTTAAGGCATCCATTTCCGGTTTAAATATAGGCGGAGGAAAAGCTGTATTAATAGGTAAGCCCTCCCTGAAATCGGAAGCTTACCTAAGGCGATTTGGCCGATTTATTGAAAGTTTGGGTGGTCGCTATACAACCGCAGAGGACATGAATACCCACACGGCAGACATGGAGTACATTGCCATGGAAACCCGCCATGTGACGGGCTTGCCTGAAAATAAAGGCGGAGGAGGAGACCCATCTCCAGTTACCGCTTATGGCACCTACTTGGGTATAAAGGCTGCCGCCAAACGAGCCTATGGTAACGATTCTCTTGAAGGTAAAAAAATTTTAATCCAAGGTGCCGGTCAAGTAGGAAAACATTTGGCGAAACATTTAAGCAAAGAAAATGCAGTATTGATGGTGGCCGATATTGATTCAGAAAAGGCGGCTAAGGTGGCTGCTGCTAATAAGGGAAAGGTGGTGAAAGCCGATACTATTCATGAAATTCCAATGGACATATATGCCCCATGCGCCATGGGAGGGCAATTGAACGATACCAGCATCCCACTATTGAGCTGTGATATAGTGGCAGGGGCAGCCAACAATCAGTTGGAAGACGAACAGAAACATGGGCAAATGCTTTTGGATCACGGCATACTCTACGCCCCGGATTTTTTAATCAATGCCGGTGGGTTAATGAATGTCTACCAAGAATACCAAGGCAATTATTCAAAAACGCTGGCCTTGGAAAAAGCAGAAAAGATATACGGAACCAGTTTAGAGGTATTTAATCTTGCTTCCTCTAGGGGGATTTCTCCTCATGAAGCGGCCCTTCAAAAAGCAGTAAAGAGAATTCAAGATATCGGACAATTAAAAATGTCATGGTAA